CAATGCCGTCCAGCTGTCGGACCAGCTGCGGAAAAGAGGTTTTATCACCGAGGTCTGCGGATCCGGTGAAGAGTGTCTCGAACTCCTGGAGGTCAACAGATATGCTTTGGTCCTGCTCGATATCATGATGCCGGGGATTTCCGGGCTCGAAGTGCTGCCTCTGCTGCGCAAGAAATTTCAGCCGGTGGAGTTGCCGGTGATCATGGTCACGATCGTCGATGATGACCGGAAAATAGTAGAGGCCCTTGGTCTCGGGGCAAACGATTATCTTGTGAAGCCGGTCAAAATTGAGGTTGCGGTGGCCAGGATCAACAGTCAGCTGAACGCCAGCGCCTACCACCTCAGAAATCTTGATCTGCAAAGGCTTGAGGCGACCAAAGCGATGGTCATCACCTACAATCACGAGA
The sequence above is drawn from the Pseudomonadota bacterium genome and encodes:
- a CDS encoding response regulator, translating into MKRIRQNFELEQGMEKKILIVEDNPVNAVQLSDQLRKRGFITEVCGSGEECLELLEVNRYALVLLDIMMPGISGLEVLPLLRKKFQPVELPVIMVTIVDDDRKIVEALGLGANDYLVKPVKIEVAVARINSQLNASAYHLRNLDLQRLEATKAMVITYNHEINNPLTVAMTEVAVARKRGDAVNLDRIYESLEKITGIVKKIRELTEGEVEIKDYLGGKMVKLQ